Genomic segment of Streptomyces roseifaciens:
TCCACGCCATCGTGAAGCACGTCGGTACGCCTGCGGACACCGATTCCTTGCGGTACGTCCTCGGTGACCGGCCGACGATGTCGCGGAAGGTACGGCTGAACGTCCCCGGGCTGCCGAAGCCGACCTCGAAGCAGATGTCCGTCACGCTGCGGTCGGTCTCGCGCAGCAGGAACATCGCCCGCTCCACGCGCCGTCGCTGCAGGTAGCGGTGCGGCGTCTCGCCGAACGTGGCCCGGAACGTGCGCGTGAAGTGGGCCTCCGACACATGGGCGATCCGGGCCAGGGCCGGGACGTCCAGCGGCTGCGCGTAGGCCCGGTCCATGGCGTCCCGGGCCCTGAGCATGCGGCGGTTGGAGTCTTCGGTGGCGGTGGCGGTGGCGGTGGCAGCAGCGGCAGCAGTGGCAGTGGCGGTGCGGTTCACGGCGCCATCACATCACGGCCGCCTCAGGCCCGGTCACCCTTGAGGCCGCGCCTTCGGGGCCGGGCGCGGGCCCGCCATGGACTCGGCCTGCTGGACGAATTGCGGGAGCCACTCCTCGTAGGAGACGCCACGCGTGAACTCCAGTGCCATCTCCGCCTCCTTGCCGATCACCGTGTGGAGCGGGGTGGCGGGGTTCTCCACGGCGGCGACGATCGCCTCGGCGGCCTCGCGGCTGTCCCCGGCGCCCTCACCCATGCGGGAGAGGAAGCGCGCCAGCCAGGCCTCGTCCGCCGCGTACGGGTCGTCCTCGGAGGACACCCGCTTCGCGGCGTTCTCGTGGATCTGCGAGGCGAAGGCGCCCGGTTCGACGCACACCACGCGGATGCCGAACGGCTGCACCTCCGCCGACAGCGCCTCGCTCGCGGCCCCGAGTGCCACCTTGCTGGAGGTGTAGAACCCGCCGTACGGCACCGCCCAGATCCGGGCCGCCAGGGAACTGACGTTGACGATCAC
This window contains:
- a CDS encoding helix-turn-helix domain-containing protein; amino-acid sequence: MLRARDAMDRAYAQPLDVPALARIAHVSEAHFTRTFRATFGETPHRYLQRRRVERAMFLLRETDRSVTDICFEVGFGSPGTFSRTFRDIVGRSPRTYRKESVSAGVPTCFTMAWTRPSA
- a CDS encoding SDR family oxidoreductase, with product MAAVLITGCSSGIGLETALAFARKGDRVHASMRNPAKADGLRERARAEGLDIEVLTLDVTDDASVTAAVRTVEERHGAIDVLVNNAGVDYTSAVEAASFEQARAVMETNYWGALRTIRAVLPAMRARGNGVIVNVSSLAARIWAVPYGGFYTSSKVALGAASEALSAEVQPFGIRVVCVEPGAFASQIHENAAKRVSSEDDPYAADEAWLARFLSRMGEGAGDSREAAEAIVAAVENPATPLHTVIGKEAEMALEFTRGVSYEEWLPQFVQQAESMAGPRPAPKARPQG